A single genomic interval of Desulfovibrio sp. JC022 harbors:
- a CDS encoding DegT/DnrJ/EryC1/StrS family aminotransferase: MSASKNKRIYLSPPHMGGNEQEYVRQAFESNFIAPLGPMVNGFEQDFSDLTGFAHCAALSSGTAALHLALRIVGVEPGDVVIASSLTFIGSVSPVTFIGAEPVFIDSDCKSWNMDPELLAEAVDHYISIGRKPKAVIPTDLYGQCADYDRILEILEPHGIPLIVDAAESVGATYKGRHAGKGALMAAYSFNGNKIITSSGGGMLGSDNEEMISRARWLSQQAKEPEPYYEHKEIGYNYRMSNLVAAVGRGQVEVIPERVKRKREIFDYYEQELDSCSGLSFMPEADYGQCNRWLSVMLVDKNEFGAFPDDIRITLEKENIESRPVWKPMHNQPVFKDNTVFGGKVSEDLFERGLCLPSGTAMTADEQQRIVDLIKRCGK; encoded by the coding sequence GTGTCCGCAAGCAAGAATAAACGCATATATCTTTCCCCCCCGCACATGGGAGGCAATGAACAGGAATATGTCCGCCAGGCTTTTGAAAGTAATTTCATCGCCCCGCTGGGACCTATGGTCAATGGTTTTGAGCAGGATTTCTCTGATCTTACCGGATTCGCGCATTGTGCGGCCCTCTCCAGCGGAACAGCAGCCTTGCATCTTGCCCTGCGCATTGTGGGCGTTGAGCCCGGAGATGTGGTTATCGCATCTTCCCTGACCTTTATAGGCAGCGTCAGTCCCGTAACTTTCATCGGCGCGGAACCCGTATTTATTGATTCGGACTGCAAATCATGGAACATGGACCCGGAACTGCTTGCCGAAGCAGTGGATCACTATATTTCTATCGGACGCAAGCCCAAAGCAGTCATCCCGACCGATCTTTACGGCCAATGCGCTGATTATGACCGCATCCTTGAAATCCTCGAACCGCACGGTATCCCCCTCATTGTAGATGCAGCAGAATCAGTAGGAGCCACCTATAAAGGCAGGCATGCGGGCAAAGGTGCGCTCATGGCCGCCTATTCCTTTAACGGCAACAAGATCATCACCAGTTCCGGGGGCGGAATGTTGGGATCTGACAACGAAGAAATGATCAGCCGCGCACGCTGGCTATCCCAGCAGGCCAAAGAACCGGAACCTTATTACGAGCACAAAGAAATCGGCTATAATTACCGCATGTCCAACCTTGTAGCTGCTGTAGGCCGCGGACAGGTGGAAGTAATTCCTGAGCGAGTTAAACGTAAAAGGGAAATTTTCGATTATTATGAACAGGAACTCGACTCCTGTTCCGGCTTATCTTTCATGCCCGAAGCTGATTACGGTCAATGCAACCGCTGGCTTTCCGTGATGCTGGTAGATAAAAATGAATTCGGCGCCTTCCCAGACGATATCCGCATTACCCTTGAAAAAGAAAATATCGAATCCCGCCCGGTATGGAAGCCCATGCACAATCAGCCTGTTTTCAAGGACAACACCGTATTCGGCGGTAAAGTCAGCGAAGACCTGTTTGAACGCGGCCTCTGCCTGCCTTCAGGCACAGCAATGACAGCCGATGAGCAGCAAAGAATCGTAGACCTGATTAAAAGGTGCGGAAAATAA
- a CDS encoding sugar transferase, producing MTVKRCFDLVVSISALIIFFPVLVGVAIAIHKKMGGGIFFIQRRPGLNGKPFNILKFKTMSDAKDEHGNLLPDSQRLSKFGKILRSTSLDELPELINVIFGDMSLVGPRPLLMQYLPLYSPEQASRHDVLPGITGWAQVNGRNAISWEDKFKFDVWYVDNHNLWLDIKILYLTVARVFKREGISQPGQATTKYFMGNTNEDKSR from the coding sequence ATGACTGTAAAAAGATGTTTTGACCTTGTTGTTTCCATATCAGCCCTAATCATTTTTTTTCCTGTGCTGGTCGGAGTAGCCATTGCCATTCATAAAAAAATGGGGGGCGGCATCTTTTTCATCCAGCGCAGGCCAGGATTAAACGGCAAGCCTTTCAATATTTTAAAATTCAAGACCATGTCTGATGCCAAGGACGAACACGGCAACCTACTCCCGGATTCGCAGCGCCTGAGCAAATTCGGTAAAATCCTGCGCTCCACCTCGTTGGATGAACTCCCGGAACTGATCAATGTAATTTTCGGAGATATGTCACTGGTTGGGCCGCGCCCACTGCTCATGCAGTATCTTCCCCTTTATTCTCCTGAGCAGGCGAGCCGACATGACGTGCTTCCCGGTATCACCGGATGGGCACAGGTTAACGGACGCAACGCCATTTCATGGGAGGATAAATTCAAATTTGACGTCTGGTATGTGGACAATCATAATTTGTGGCTGGATATTAAAATTCTCTACCTTACTGTTGCACGCGTTTTTAAACGAGAAGGCATCAGTCAACCAGGACAGGCCACCACTAAATATTTTATGGGCAATACAAATGAAGACAAAAGCCGCTAA
- a CDS encoding formyltransferase family protein, with protein sequence MSEQKNRVLFLGKKDDSCCLKALKFCETNFSAVTAYLGEWGEKFPAEIDEWEGEFVISYLSRWVIPQRIIEKAKCAAINFHPATPDYPGIGCNNFALYEEAKEYGVTCHHMLAAVDTGDVIAVKKFSLYPDDTVDSVLSRTYDTQIMLFYEVMDFILKGEELPKSDLKWSRKPFTRKEFDQLGKITPDMSKEEMARRIRATSYGQWQPTVELNGFVFKYNPEKQK encoded by the coding sequence ATGTCTGAACAAAAGAATAGGGTTTTATTTTTGGGAAAAAAAGATGACAGCTGCTGCCTGAAGGCTTTGAAGTTCTGTGAAACTAACTTTAGTGCAGTTACTGCTTATCTGGGAGAGTGGGGGGAGAAATTCCCTGCTGAAATTGATGAGTGGGAAGGGGAATTTGTAATCTCTTATCTCTCAAGATGGGTTATCCCGCAACGCATAATTGAAAAGGCAAAATGTGCTGCAATCAATTTTCATCCCGCAACTCCCGATTATCCGGGGATTGGGTGTAATAATTTCGCTTTGTACGAGGAAGCAAAAGAGTATGGAGTCACCTGTCATCACATGCTTGCAGCAGTTGATACAGGAGATGTTATTGCAGTTAAAAAGTTTTCTTTGTATCCGGATGATACAGTAGATAGTGTCCTGTCTCGTACATACGACACGCAGATAATGTTATTCTATGAGGTTATGGATTTTATTCTCAAGGGTGAGGAGCTTCCCAAGTCAGATTTAAAGTGGAGTCGTAAACCCTTTACTCGTAAGGAATTTGATCAATTAGGTAAAATTACGCCTGACATGTCAAAAGAGGAAATGGCTAGAAGAATCAGGGCAACGAGTTACGGGCAGTGGCAGCCGACTGTTGAACTGAACGGTTTTGTTTTTAAGTACAATCCAGAAAAGCAAAAATAG
- a CDS encoding glycosyltransferase family 4 protein: MKIAVIGGYGPSLINFRGPMLKAIKDAGHEVYGIAPPDSPDVPKKLAAMGIKFVEAPIQRTGMNPIKDLVALFALVKILKKVKPDTVLSYTIKPVIYGSIAARIAGIKNIYSMITGLGYAFGQTSGKQKLLFKLVKNMYRAGLACNNAVIFQNPDDRDLFKELAVIPAEKKTIVINGSGVDLTHYLNSPVPEGHPVFLCISRLLKEKGVREFAEASVRLKKKHPQARFRLVGPHDDGPDSVSDDLIAKWQNGGVECIGPIADVREELKNCSVYVLPSYREGTPRSVLEAMATGRAIVTTDATGCRETVLEGQNGFMVPVKDVSALELTMEEFILQPDLLLNMGKASLKYVAEKYDVNKVNATIMKAMGL; this comes from the coding sequence ATGAAAATAGCAGTCATAGGCGGGTACGGACCTTCCCTTATAAATTTTCGCGGCCCCATGCTTAAAGCCATAAAAGATGCCGGACATGAAGTCTACGGCATTGCGCCGCCTGATTCCCCAGACGTGCCAAAAAAGCTAGCTGCAATGGGTATTAAATTCGTTGAAGCACCCATTCAGCGCACAGGCATGAATCCTATCAAAGATTTGGTTGCTCTTTTCGCATTGGTTAAAATACTAAAAAAAGTTAAACCTGACACGGTCCTTTCCTACACCATCAAACCAGTTATTTACGGCTCCATCGCAGCAAGAATAGCCGGGATAAAAAACATTTATTCTATGATAACCGGACTGGGCTATGCCTTCGGGCAGACTTCCGGTAAGCAAAAATTGCTCTTCAAGCTGGTAAAGAACATGTACCGCGCCGGATTGGCTTGCAATAATGCGGTCATTTTCCAAAACCCGGACGATAGGGATCTATTTAAAGAGTTAGCCGTAATTCCGGCAGAGAAAAAAACTATCGTGATCAATGGCTCCGGGGTTGATCTTACCCACTACTTAAACTCCCCTGTCCCGGAAGGACATCCGGTATTCCTCTGCATTTCCCGGCTGCTCAAAGAAAAAGGCGTGCGCGAATTCGCAGAAGCCTCCGTGCGCTTGAAAAAAAAACATCCGCAAGCCCGGTTCAGACTAGTCGGTCCCCACGATGATGGCCCTGATTCAGTAAGTGACGATCTTATCGCAAAATGGCAGAATGGCGGAGTTGAATGCATCGGCCCGATTGCCGATGTGCGCGAAGAACTGAAAAATTGTTCGGTCTATGTGCTCCCCTCATACCGAGAAGGAACCCCACGCTCGGTACTGGAAGCCATGGCAACCGGACGGGCCATTGTGACCACGGATGCAACCGGATGCCGCGAAACAGTACTCGAAGGACAAAACGGTTTCATGGTTCCGGTTAAGGATGTTTCTGCATTAGAACTGACCATGGAGGAATTCATCCTCCAGCCTGATCTTTTGCTAAACATGGGTAAAGCTTCGCTTAAATATGTTGCTGAAAAATATGATGTTAACAAGGTCAATGCGACCATAATGAAAGCCATGGGACTGTAA